A single region of the Gracilibacillus caseinilyticus genome encodes:
- a CDS encoding NAD(P)H-dependent flavin oxidoreductase, giving the protein MWNDNLFTKALNTQYPIIQAGMAGGPTTPELVAAVSNAGGLGTLGAGYMKPNQMKEAIQRIQELTNQPFAVNLFIPEIQDVSERQIKKANELLQPFREELKLTEPEIATSSTETFEKQLEVVMQEEVAVCSFTFGVPSTRVIQQLKEKNIVVVGTATTVKEALINEEKGVDMVVMQGSEAGGHRGTFADTFENGMVGTMSLIPQTVDQVNIPVIAAGGIMDGRGVLAALTLGAQAVQMGTAFLTVLESGAKQQHIAAILNSTEAQTVITSVISGKPARGIQNEFITKLQPYEKSLPEYPILNTLTKSIRSEAAKQNRPEWVHMWSGQSPRLCKRQTVEKLIADIAAQVDEIMKSRR; this is encoded by the coding sequence ATGTGGAATGATAACCTATTTACCAAAGCACTGAACACTCAATATCCCATTATCCAGGCTGGAATGGCAGGAGGTCCAACAACGCCAGAGCTTGTCGCCGCAGTTTCCAATGCAGGTGGACTGGGAACATTAGGCGCTGGGTATATGAAACCCAATCAAATGAAAGAAGCGATCCAGAGAATACAAGAGTTAACGAATCAACCTTTTGCAGTCAATCTCTTTATTCCCGAAATACAAGATGTATCTGAAAGGCAGATTAAAAAAGCCAATGAATTGTTGCAGCCATTTCGCGAAGAGTTGAAGCTCACAGAACCAGAAATAGCAACCTCATCAACAGAAACGTTTGAAAAACAGCTGGAAGTGGTCATGCAAGAAGAAGTAGCTGTTTGCAGTTTCACTTTCGGCGTTCCGTCTACGCGAGTCATTCAACAATTAAAAGAAAAAAATATTGTGGTAGTCGGTACAGCCACGACCGTAAAAGAAGCCCTCATCAACGAAGAAAAAGGCGTGGATATGGTAGTCATGCAGGGAAGTGAAGCTGGTGGCCATCGCGGTACGTTCGCAGATACATTCGAGAATGGAATGGTTGGAACGATGTCGCTTATTCCGCAAACGGTGGATCAGGTGAACATTCCGGTGATTGCTGCTGGAGGAATCATGGATGGAAGAGGTGTATTAGCTGCCCTTACCTTAGGAGCTCAAGCAGTTCAAATGGGTACAGCTTTTCTGACTGTGTTGGAAAGTGGGGCGAAACAACAACATATCGCCGCCATCTTGAACAGTACGGAAGCGCAAACCGTCATTACTTCGGTCATCAGTGGTAAACCGGCAAGAGGGATTCAAAATGAGTTCATCACGAAATTACAGCCATATGAAAAAAGTCTTCCAGAGTATCCGATTCTAAATACATTAACCAAATCAATTCGCAGTGAAGCAGCTAAGCAAAATCGTCCGGAATGGGTACATATGTGGAGTGGTCAATCCCCTCGCTTATGCAAAAGACAAACGGTCGAAAAGCTTATCGCTGACATTGCCGCTCAGGTAGATGAGATAATGAAAAGCAGACGGTAA
- a CDS encoding macrolide 2'-phosphotransferase, whose translation MNKQQVAETARKYGLEVKVDTISFNESGLDFLVAYAQDTEGEEWVLRLPRRDDVMPRTVVEKKALDLIDKHASFQVPVWSIYEDDLIAYKKLTGIPAGTIDPEIQNYVWEMDYKNVPEQFHQTLANVLASLHTLPTEEALEAGLSVQSAEEARLSMMERMEKVKAQFGVSESLWNRWQLWVNNKELWPVNTGLTHGDVHAGHTMIDKNVNVTGLIDWTEAKVTDVSTDFVFQYQAFGEEALDKLISYYKQAGGIYWPTMKEHIMELSAAYPVAIAEFAITSGLEEYEQMAKGALGSG comes from the coding sequence TTGAACAAACAGCAGGTGGCAGAAACAGCCAGGAAGTACGGATTGGAAGTAAAAGTTGATACTATTTCGTTCAATGAGTCAGGTTTGGATTTTTTGGTTGCATATGCGCAAGATACTGAAGGAGAAGAGTGGGTGCTGAGGCTTCCGAGACGTGACGATGTGATGCCGAGGACAGTTGTTGAGAAGAAAGCCTTGGATTTAATCGATAAACATGCCAGTTTTCAGGTCCCGGTTTGGTCGATCTATGAAGATGACCTGATTGCTTACAAGAAATTAACCGGCATTCCAGCAGGAACGATTGATCCAGAGATTCAAAACTATGTGTGGGAAATGGATTATAAAAACGTACCTGAACAATTTCACCAGACATTAGCCAACGTATTGGCCTCACTGCACACACTTCCGACAGAAGAGGCGCTTGAAGCAGGTCTCTCTGTTCAGTCAGCAGAAGAAGCTAGGTTATCGATGATGGAGCGAATGGAAAAAGTGAAAGCACAGTTTGGTGTAAGCGAATCTTTATGGAATCGCTGGCAGTTATGGGTGAACAATAAGGAATTGTGGCCTGTCAATACCGGATTGACTCATGGTGATGTGCATGCTGGTCATACGATGATTGATAAAAATGTGAACGTAACCGGTTTGATCGACTGGACCGAAGCAAAAGTAACAGATGTATCAACTGATTTTGTTTTCCAATACCAAGCCTTCGGTGAAGAGGCTTTGGATAAATTGATCAGCTATTATAAGCAAGCGGGAGGAATTTACTGGCCTACCATGAAAGAGCACATCATGGAACTTAGTGCGGCATATCCGGTAGCGATTGCTGAATTTGCAATCACCTCGGGATTGGAAGAGTATGAGCAGATGGCGAAAGGCGCATTGGGGAGTGGATGA
- a CDS encoding Gfo/Idh/MocA family protein has product MAIKWGVMSTANIAKKAVIPGIKQSETGEVYAIASRNLENAKEVANELEVPVAYGSYEELLNDARIDAVYIPLPNHLHKEWAIKAMEAGKHVLCEKPIALDAKEAQEMEAASHRTEVILAEAFMYRYHPRYQMIEEIIQSGEIGDIRSIHSAFTFNNAAAKENVRYRKDWGGGSLYDVGVYPISAARMILKGEPEAATVHAFFSKEHDHVDMMASGILEFDNGIALTFDCGMWAASRNRMEIIGTEGRIELPSAFVSHQDEQDHFYLHTNNGTKEVEVPHVNQYALQADAVGKSIQNGKALPYPADDAVLNMKVLDACLTSAEERRRVEIQGG; this is encoded by the coding sequence ATGGCGATTAAATGGGGAGTTATGAGTACAGCGAATATCGCAAAAAAAGCCGTTATTCCTGGTATAAAACAATCAGAAACAGGTGAAGTCTATGCCATTGCCAGTCGAAACCTGGAAAATGCAAAAGAAGTCGCAAATGAATTAGAGGTACCAGTTGCCTATGGAAGCTATGAAGAATTATTGAACGATGCGAGAATTGATGCCGTGTACATTCCATTACCTAACCACCTGCATAAAGAATGGGCGATAAAAGCAATGGAAGCCGGTAAGCATGTGCTCTGTGAGAAGCCCATTGCTTTAGATGCTAAGGAAGCACAGGAGATGGAAGCAGCAAGTCATAGAACTGAAGTCATTTTGGCAGAAGCCTTTATGTACCGGTATCATCCACGATACCAAATGATAGAGGAAATCATCCAATCCGGTGAAATAGGAGACATCCGCAGTATTCACAGTGCATTCACCTTCAATAACGCTGCCGCGAAAGAAAATGTCCGCTATCGTAAAGATTGGGGTGGCGGCTCGTTATATGATGTCGGCGTCTATCCGATCAGTGCTGCCAGAATGATTTTAAAAGGAGAACCAGAAGCCGCAACGGTCCATGCTTTCTTTTCAAAGGAACATGATCACGTCGATATGATGGCTTCCGGGATTTTGGAATTTGACAATGGGATTGCCCTCACCTTTGATTGTGGCATGTGGGCTGCCTCCCGTAATCGTATGGAGATTATCGGAACAGAAGGCAGAATCGAGCTGCCGTCCGCTTTTGTTTCCCATCAAGATGAACAGGATCATTTCTACCTGCACACCAATAATGGAACGAAAGAGGTCGAAGTCCCACATGTCAATCAGTATGCACTACAGGCAGATGCTGTTGGCAAAAGTATTCAAAACGGCAAGGCATTACCTTATCCTGCTGATGATGCGGTGTTAAACATGAAGGTACTCGACGCTTGTCTAACTTCTGCTGAGGAAAGAAGACGCGTCGAAATCCAAGGAGGTTAA
- a CDS encoding aldo/keto reductase, whose translation MKTIQIKGLDKPVTTLIQGSDFFKPNVYEKVCQVLDRYVAIGGNTIDTAHIYCGGESEVTIGMWLKERNNREDIVILTKGAHHDQNGPRVNAEAIRQDLFESLERLGTDYIDLYALHRDDPEVPVGEIIDALNEHIEAGRIKAIGGSNWTTDRIQAANEYAAANGLTGFSFNSPNLSLAKANEPFWKGCVSCDSEDLHWHEETQLPLLSWSSQARGFFTGRFTPEDRSNQDLVRVFYSDANWDRLKRAEQLAEQKNVTAIQIALAYVLNQPFPTCALIGAQNEQELISCLEGSSIELTKKEAAWMENG comes from the coding sequence ATGAAAACGATTCAGATAAAAGGACTTGATAAGCCTGTCACGACTTTGATTCAAGGATCTGATTTTTTTAAACCGAATGTGTATGAAAAAGTGTGTCAGGTACTGGATCGGTATGTTGCGATTGGCGGGAATACGATTGATACAGCACACATTTATTGCGGCGGCGAGAGTGAAGTCACGATCGGGATGTGGTTAAAGGAGCGCAATAATCGCGAGGATATTGTTATTTTAACAAAAGGAGCCCACCACGACCAAAACGGGCCACGCGTCAATGCCGAAGCGATCCGTCAAGACCTTTTTGAAAGCTTAGAACGACTTGGTACGGATTACATTGATTTATATGCACTGCACCGTGATGATCCTGAGGTTCCCGTTGGCGAGATCATCGATGCGTTAAACGAGCATATCGAAGCAGGTCGTATTAAAGCGATCGGTGGTTCCAACTGGACAACCGATCGGATTCAGGCAGCCAATGAGTATGCTGCCGCAAATGGCTTAACAGGATTTTCGTTCAACAGTCCGAACCTCAGTTTAGCGAAAGCAAACGAGCCATTCTGGAAAGGATGTGTGTCGTGTGACAGTGAGGATCTCCACTGGCATGAAGAGACACAATTACCACTGTTATCGTGGTCTTCACAGGCCAGAGGATTTTTCACAGGACGATTTACACCAGAAGATCGAAGTAATCAGGACCTTGTTCGTGTCTTCTATAGTGACGCAAATTGGGACCGGTTAAAAAGAGCAGAACAGCTGGCAGAACAAAAAAATGTTACAGCGATCCAGATAGCGTTAGCGTATGTACTGAATCAGCCCTTCCCAACTTGTGCATTGATTGGCGCGCAGAATGAACAGGAGTTAATCTCTTGTTTGGAAGGATCGAGCATTGAATTAACGAAGAAAGAAGCAGCATGGATGGAGAATGGGTGA
- a CDS encoding CvfB family protein codes for MMNQIGTIQTLEVLRKIDTGYVLAGDILLHHNETEQELEAEQAVDVFVYQDKKGQTVATTQVPAIQIDTYGWAEVVEVLPHLGVFVNIGTTKEILVSKDELPLFIDVWPIVGDELYVSLGKDRKGRLLALPATEGIFERMFESAPDDLFNETISGRIYRTDREGAVCITEAGYRGFIHHTERKEEPRLGEQVEGRVIEVKHDGTLNVSLRPLKQHSMCEDADEILAQLEESNGVLPFSDKSNPDEIRETFNISKAAFKRALGKLMKERKIEQRDGKTYLISE; via the coding sequence ATGATGAATCAAATCGGTACAATCCAGACGCTGGAGGTACTTCGAAAAATAGATACTGGATATGTTTTAGCAGGCGACATCCTCCTGCATCATAACGAAACAGAACAAGAACTGGAAGCGGAGCAAGCTGTTGATGTTTTTGTTTACCAGGATAAAAAAGGACAAACCGTTGCAACAACACAAGTACCAGCGATCCAAATCGATACATACGGCTGGGCTGAAGTGGTCGAAGTCTTACCGCACTTAGGTGTTTTTGTTAACATTGGTACAACAAAAGAAATCCTTGTATCAAAAGATGAACTGCCGTTGTTCATAGACGTATGGCCGATCGTTGGTGATGAGCTGTATGTTTCATTAGGCAAAGATCGGAAAGGACGCCTTCTTGCCCTCCCGGCTACAGAAGGAATTTTTGAAAGAATGTTCGAATCAGCACCCGATGATCTATTTAACGAAACTATCAGCGGTCGCATCTATCGTACAGACAGAGAAGGTGCTGTATGTATAACAGAAGCAGGCTACCGCGGGTTTATCCATCACACCGAACGAAAAGAAGAACCGCGTTTAGGCGAACAAGTAGAAGGCCGCGTGATTGAAGTGAAGCATGACGGCACATTAAATGTATCACTTAGACCGTTGAAACAACACAGTATGTGTGAAGATGCGGACGAGATCCTGGCACAATTAGAAGAAAGTAATGGAGTCCTTCCATTTTCTGATAAAAGTAATCCTGACGAGATACGCGAAACCTTCAACATCAGTAAAGCAGCGTTTAAACGCGCATTAGGTAAGTTAATGAAGGAAAGAAAAATTGAACAACGCGATGGGAAGACTTATTTGATCTCTGAGTGA
- a CDS encoding DNA-deoxyinosine glycosylase yields the protein MANQKIHSLDPIIDQHANILILGSIPGKQSLMKQQYYGNSRNHFWPILFEIYEREWIENYEDKVAFLHEKAIALWDVIGACYREGSLDSNITEAEPNSLEDLLDTYPAIQRIGCNGTKAYQTFRKHFAHLIDRYDVRKLPSTSPIPGRYNKTFEEKVDVWKDIFEE from the coding sequence ATGGCTAATCAGAAAATACATTCATTGGATCCGATTATCGATCAACACGCCAATATCTTGATTCTTGGCTCTATTCCAGGAAAACAGTCCTTAATGAAACAGCAGTATTATGGCAATTCACGCAATCATTTCTGGCCGATATTATTTGAGATTTATGAACGGGAATGGATAGAAAATTATGAAGATAAGGTTGCATTTTTACACGAAAAAGCTATTGCCCTATGGGATGTGATCGGAGCATGCTACCGGGAAGGCAGTCTGGATTCCAATATAACAGAAGCAGAACCAAACTCGCTGGAAGATTTACTTGATACTTATCCTGCGATTCAGAGGATTGGTTGTAATGGTACAAAGGCCTATCAAACCTTTCGAAAACACTTTGCACATTTAATCGATCGATATGATGTGAGAAAGCTGCCTTCGACCAGTCCGATTCCCGGGCGTTATAATAAAACGTTTGAGGAAAAGGTGGACGTTTGGAAGGATATATTTGAGGAATAG
- a CDS encoding glutamate synthase subunit beta, producing MVSSWCLEAKMCGYTTVLQTRPHIEWHIEQYIKQIPNVTIHYNQSVRNFLYSEKQNRMDGVEILHHDKSTSTLTADLIVDASGASSLTANWLQKNNKAVPAEKIDLGLTYVSIFFHLPDRIRDWQIKLVYPNPPGEKIGGTISKVERDRYIVTMIGYLNQINTKEVIKDEQAFLALSQKLPKQDIYHEIKEGAALSETTVFRVPSIIWRRFDQVNDLPNNLLVIGDTVCRIDPVFGQGMSIAVMEGLLLQKQLQRDKQCTVHTIRKFHRKASKLIAPIWNTVKIEDFRYPSIAGTQSRMLRFQQWYVKNIYLLSSQDKKVYNAFIQVMNLIQPVTILFHPAIIFKVLKREAKKKCKR from the coding sequence TTGGTTTCATCATGGTGTCTGGAAGCGAAAATGTGTGGCTATACGACAGTCCTTCAGACCCGTCCTCACATAGAATGGCATATCGAACAATACATAAAACAAATTCCCAATGTCACCATTCATTACAATCAATCCGTCCGAAACTTTTTATATAGTGAGAAACAGAACCGTATGGATGGTGTAGAAATTCTTCATCATGATAAATCTACCAGCACTTTAACCGCGGACTTAATCGTGGATGCAAGTGGAGCGAGTAGCCTTACTGCCAACTGGCTCCAAAAAAATAATAAAGCAGTACCAGCCGAAAAAATAGATCTCGGTTTGACTTATGTGAGTATATTCTTTCATTTACCAGATCGGATAAGAGATTGGCAGATTAAGCTCGTATATCCGAATCCTCCTGGCGAAAAAATTGGCGGTACCATTTCCAAAGTAGAACGTGATCGCTATATCGTCACGATGATCGGCTATCTGAATCAAATAAATACAAAAGAAGTGATAAAGGATGAGCAAGCATTTCTTGCATTATCGCAAAAACTGCCAAAACAAGATATCTATCATGAAATCAAAGAAGGAGCAGCACTATCGGAGACAACCGTTTTCCGTGTACCATCTATCATTTGGCGGAGGTTCGATCAAGTAAACGATCTCCCGAATAACTTACTCGTCATTGGTGATACGGTGTGCAGAATTGACCCTGTATTTGGCCAGGGAATGAGTATTGCTGTTATGGAAGGATTATTGCTGCAAAAACAATTGCAGAGAGACAAACAATGCACGGTCCATACAATACGGAAGTTCCATCGAAAAGCATCAAAACTAATTGCTCCGATTTGGAACACGGTTAAAATAGAAGATTTTCGTTATCCAAGTATTGCAGGTACCCAATCACGCATGCTCCGTTTTCAACAATGGTATGTGAAAAACATATATTTACTTTCTTCACAGGATAAGAAAGTGTACAATGCTTTTATTCAAGTAATGAACCTTATCCAACCAGTAACGATTTTATTTCATCCTGCGATTATTTTTAAAGTATTAAAAAGAGAGGCTAAAAAGAAATGCAAAAGGTGA
- a CDS encoding VOC family protein: MERNILGTNVITQIGILVHDIEKTAQTYADFFGMDKPQINQTDAPEQAQTEYKGKSTSARAKLAFFDMGSLQLELIEPDEHPSTWREYLDEHGEGPHHIAFSVEGLQEKVKVMEANGMALEQKGEYPGGRYAYMDTFKDLKIITELLENDE; this comes from the coding sequence ATGGAAAGAAATATTCTAGGAACGAACGTAATAACTCAAATAGGGATTCTTGTTCATGACATTGAAAAAACAGCGCAAACCTATGCTGATTTTTTTGGAATGGATAAGCCACAGATTAATCAAACAGATGCACCTGAACAAGCTCAAACGGAATACAAAGGTAAAAGCACCTCCGCAAGAGCAAAGCTAGCCTTTTTTGATATGGGTTCCTTGCAGCTGGAATTGATCGAACCTGACGAGCATCCAAGTACGTGGCGAGAATATTTAGATGAACACGGCGAGGGTCCACATCATATTGCCTTTAGTGTGGAAGGTTTACAAGAAAAGGTCAAAGTGATGGAAGCGAATGGAATGGCTTTGGAACAAAAGGGTGAATATCCAGGTGGACGCTATGCCTATATGGATACGTTTAAAGACTTGAAAATTATTACTGAACTTTTAGAGAATGATGAATAA